From Lampris incognitus isolate fLamInc1 chromosome 13, fLamInc1.hap2, whole genome shotgun sequence, one genomic window encodes:
- the lrrfip2 gene encoding leucine-rich repeat flightless-interacting protein 2 isoform X3 — translation MGTPGSGRKRAPLKDRFSAEDEALSSIAREAEARLAAKRAARAEARDIRMRELERQQKELSFHSSSNSNRKWGQIHQWMADSEKARASSRSKSNSHHRRGLDDDVMSVRSYRSTASSVRDVGSHKSRSSSRKKDLMSDGLSTSSSLKSSRSTSSVYNDLHGHKKASSSSSSRRDLLAGLYHDQRNYTSLSKTKPPPPLSTSSYQPRVTTSSSSTAGTGLSRSYSMASIYDDTGLYGSGYSSRAPSEYSWYSSGASSTRSSPVSSSDDDSVSTVSQDRYSRGRRDSVSSDFSDISESAADYFSRSNRRGSIVSDLDDLSIPDLDALDEKCDKQYSDYSRPSSRCATPGLSAATLASLGGTSSRRGSTDTGSIMDPDTSLSELRDIYELKDQIQDVEGRYMQGLKELKESLSEVEEKYKKAMVSNAQLDNDKANLIYQVDTLKDVIEEMEEQMSEMRREVEEKSKELERQKHTCTVLQHKQEELKEGIRQRDELIEKHGLVIIPEGTPNGDVNHEPLSSGITVVSQEAAQVLESAGDGPLDVRLRKLAEEKDELLAQIRKLKMQLEDERQKHSKIDMGYTDGERMENGTDLHFIEMQRDANRQMSEYKFKLSKAEQEMGTMEQNINRLEGQVSRYKAAADNSEKIEDELKAEKRKLQRELRTALDKIEEMEMTNNHLVKRLEKMKANRNALLSQQ, via the exons GCGGAGGCGAGGCTAGCGGCGAAGAGAGCAGCTCGGGCAGAGGCAAGGGATATCCGGATGAGGGAACTTGAACGGCAGCAGAAAGAG ctctctttCCACTCTTCCAGCAATAGCAACCGGAAATGGGGTCAGATCCACCAATGGATG GCCGACTCTGAAAAGGCCAGAGCCTCCAGTCGTAGTAAATCCAACAGCCATCATCGCCGG GGCCTGGATGATGATGTCATGTCAGTCCGCAGTTACAGG tcAACTGCTTCATCAGTCCGGGATGTGGGCTCTCATAAGAGCCGGTCCAGCTCCCGTAAAAAAGATCTAATG TCTGATGGCCTCTCCACTAGCTCCTCCCTGAAGAGTTCACGCTCCACT AGCTCTGTATACAACGACCTGCATGGCCATAAGAAGGCCTCATCATCAAGCTCCTCCAGGAGGGACCTACTG GCTGGACTGTATCATGATCAGAGGAACTATACAAGCCTATCGAAGACCAAgccacctcctcctctttctaCTTCCTCCTATCAGCCACGG GTCACCACttcctcttcttccactgctgGCACTGGGCTATCGCGCAGCTACAGCATG GCTTCTATTTATGACGACACTGGTCTTTATGGGTCGGGCTACAGTTCAAGAGCT CCCTCTGAATATAGCTGGTACTCCTCTGGAGCCAGCTCTACACGTAGCAGCCCCGTG TCCTCCTCAGATGATGATTCGGTCAGCACTGTGTCTCAGGACCGCTACAGCAGAGGGCGCAGGGACAGCGTG TCATCAGACTTCTCAGACATAAGTGAGTCGGCTGCTGACTATTTCAGCCGCTCCAACCGCAGGGGCAGCATCGTCTCTGACCTTGATGATCTGAGCATTCCGGACCTGGACGCT cTGGATGAGAAATGCGACAAGCAGTATTCAGACTACAGTCGG CCGTCCTCACGGTGTGCCACCCCGGGCCTCTCAGCTGCTACTCTGGCATCCCTGGGGGGTACCTCCTCACGTCGGGGCAGCACAGATACTGGTAGCATCATGGACCCTGACACCAGTCTGAGTGAACTTAGG GATATCTATGAACTAAAGGACCAGATTCAGGATGTAGAGGGGCGATACATGCAGGGGCTTAAAGAGCTGAAG GAGTCTCTGTCTGAGGTGGAAGAAAAGTATAAGAAAGCCATGGTATCGAATGCACAGCTGGACAATGACAAAGCCAACCTCATCTACCAGGTAGACACGCTCAAGGACGTCATAGAGGAGATGGAGGAGCAAATGTCTGAGatgaggagagaggtggaggagaagTCAAAG GAACTTGAAAGGCAAAAGCACACGTGTACAGTCCTGCAGCACAAACAAGAGGAGTTGAAAGAAGGAATCCGCCAGAGAGATGAGCTCATAGAG AAACACGGCCTGGTCATCATCCCAGAGGGCACACCAAACGGGGATGTCAACCATGAGCCTCTATCATCAGGGATCACCGTGGTCTCCCAGGAGGCTGCCCAGGTGCTGGAGTCTGCAGGAGATGGCCCGCTGG ATGTCAGGCTACGGAAGCTGGCTGAAGAGAAGGACGAGCTCTTGGCTCAGATCAGGAAGTTGAAGATGCAGCTGGAGGATGAGAGACAGAAACATTCAAAGATAGACATGGGGTACACAGATGGAGAGAGGATGGAAAACGGTACAGACCTccacttcattgagatgcaga GAGATGCCAACAGACAGATGAGTGAATACAAATTCAAGCTCTCAAAGGCAGAACAGGAAATGGGTACAATGGAACAAAAC ATTAATAGACTTGAAGGGCAGGTGTCCAGGTACAAGGCAGCAGCAGACAACTCAGAGAAAATAGAGGATGAACTTAAAGCTGAAAAACGGAAACTTCAGAGAGAG TTACGCACAGCCTTGGATAAGATTGAAGAGATGGAGATGACCAACAACCATCTGGTAAAGCGCCTTGAGAAGATGAAGGCCAACCGTAATGCCCTTCTGTCCCAGCAGTGA
- the lrrfip2 gene encoding leucine-rich repeat flightless-interacting protein 2 isoform X1: MGTPGSGRKRAPLKDRFSAEDEALSSIAREAEARLAAKRAARAEARDIRMRELERQQKELDEKCDKQYSDYSRPSSRCATPGLSAATLASLGGTSSRRGSTDTGSIMDPDTSLSELRDIYELKDQIQDVEGRYMQGLKELKESLSEVEEKYKKAMVSNAQLDNDKANLIYQVDTLKDVIEEMEEQMSEMRREVEEKSKELERQKHTCTVLQHKQEELKEGIRQRDELIEKHGLVIIPEGTPNGDVNHEPLSSGITVVSQEAAQVLESAGDGPLDVRLRKLAEEKDELLAQIRKLKMQLEDERQKHSKIDMGYTDGERMENGTDLHFIEMQRDANRQMSEYKFKLSKAEQEMGTMEQNINRLEGQVSRYKAAADNSEKIEDELKAEKRKLQRELRTALDKIEEMEMTNNHLVKRLEKMKANRNALLSQQ, encoded by the exons GCGGAGGCGAGGCTAGCGGCGAAGAGAGCAGCTCGGGCAGAGGCAAGGGATATCCGGATGAGGGAACTTGAACGGCAGCAGAAAGAG cTGGATGAGAAATGCGACAAGCAGTATTCAGACTACAGTCGG CCGTCCTCACGGTGTGCCACCCCGGGCCTCTCAGCTGCTACTCTGGCATCCCTGGGGGGTACCTCCTCACGTCGGGGCAGCACAGATACTGGTAGCATCATGGACCCTGACACCAGTCTGAGTGAACTTAGG GATATCTATGAACTAAAGGACCAGATTCAGGATGTAGAGGGGCGATACATGCAGGGGCTTAAAGAGCTGAAG GAGTCTCTGTCTGAGGTGGAAGAAAAGTATAAGAAAGCCATGGTATCGAATGCACAGCTGGACAATGACAAAGCCAACCTCATCTACCAGGTAGACACGCTCAAGGACGTCATAGAGGAGATGGAGGAGCAAATGTCTGAGatgaggagagaggtggaggagaagTCAAAG GAACTTGAAAGGCAAAAGCACACGTGTACAGTCCTGCAGCACAAACAAGAGGAGTTGAAAGAAGGAATCCGCCAGAGAGATGAGCTCATAGAG AAACACGGCCTGGTCATCATCCCAGAGGGCACACCAAACGGGGATGTCAACCATGAGCCTCTATCATCAGGGATCACCGTGGTCTCCCAGGAGGCTGCCCAGGTGCTGGAGTCTGCAGGAGATGGCCCGCTGG ATGTCAGGCTACGGAAGCTGGCTGAAGAGAAGGACGAGCTCTTGGCTCAGATCAGGAAGTTGAAGATGCAGCTGGAGGATGAGAGACAGAAACATTCAAAGATAGACATGGGGTACACAGATGGAGAGAGGATGGAAAACGGTACAGACCTccacttcattgagatgcaga GAGATGCCAACAGACAGATGAGTGAATACAAATTCAAGCTCTCAAAGGCAGAACAGGAAATGGGTACAATGGAACAAAAC ATTAATAGACTTGAAGGGCAGGTGTCCAGGTACAAGGCAGCAGCAGACAACTCAGAGAAAATAGAGGATGAACTTAAAGCTGAAAAACGGAAACTTCAGAGAGAG TTACGCACAGCCTTGGATAAGATTGAAGAGATGGAGATGACCAACAACCATCTGGTAAAGCGCCTTGAGAAGATGAAGGCCAACCGTAATGCCCTTCTGTCCCAGCAGTGA
- the lrrfip2 gene encoding leucine-rich repeat flightless-interacting protein 2 isoform X2, whose amino-acid sequence MGTPGSGRKRAPLKDRFSAEDEALSSIAREAEARLAAKRAARAEARDIRMRELERQQKELDEKCDKQYSDYSRPSSRCATPGLSAATLASLGGTSSRRGSTDTGSIMDPDTSLSELRESLSEVEEKYKKAMVSNAQLDNDKANLIYQVDTLKDVIEEMEEQMSEMRREVEEKSKELERQKHTCTVLQHKQEELKEGIRQRDELIEKHGLVIIPEGTPNGDVNHEPLSSGITVVSQEAAQVLESAGDGPLDVRLRKLAEEKDELLAQIRKLKMQLEDERQKHSKIDMGYTDGERMENGTDLHFIEMQRDANRQMSEYKFKLSKAEQEMGTMEQNINRLEGQVSRYKAAADNSEKIEDELKAEKRKLQRELRTALDKIEEMEMTNNHLVKRLEKMKANRNALLSQQ is encoded by the exons GCGGAGGCGAGGCTAGCGGCGAAGAGAGCAGCTCGGGCAGAGGCAAGGGATATCCGGATGAGGGAACTTGAACGGCAGCAGAAAGAG cTGGATGAGAAATGCGACAAGCAGTATTCAGACTACAGTCGG CCGTCCTCACGGTGTGCCACCCCGGGCCTCTCAGCTGCTACTCTGGCATCCCTGGGGGGTACCTCCTCACGTCGGGGCAGCACAGATACTGGTAGCATCATGGACCCTGACACCAGTCTGAGTGAACTTAGG GAGTCTCTGTCTGAGGTGGAAGAAAAGTATAAGAAAGCCATGGTATCGAATGCACAGCTGGACAATGACAAAGCCAACCTCATCTACCAGGTAGACACGCTCAAGGACGTCATAGAGGAGATGGAGGAGCAAATGTCTGAGatgaggagagaggtggaggagaagTCAAAG GAACTTGAAAGGCAAAAGCACACGTGTACAGTCCTGCAGCACAAACAAGAGGAGTTGAAAGAAGGAATCCGCCAGAGAGATGAGCTCATAGAG AAACACGGCCTGGTCATCATCCCAGAGGGCACACCAAACGGGGATGTCAACCATGAGCCTCTATCATCAGGGATCACCGTGGTCTCCCAGGAGGCTGCCCAGGTGCTGGAGTCTGCAGGAGATGGCCCGCTGG ATGTCAGGCTACGGAAGCTGGCTGAAGAGAAGGACGAGCTCTTGGCTCAGATCAGGAAGTTGAAGATGCAGCTGGAGGATGAGAGACAGAAACATTCAAAGATAGACATGGGGTACACAGATGGAGAGAGGATGGAAAACGGTACAGACCTccacttcattgagatgcaga GAGATGCCAACAGACAGATGAGTGAATACAAATTCAAGCTCTCAAAGGCAGAACAGGAAATGGGTACAATGGAACAAAAC ATTAATAGACTTGAAGGGCAGGTGTCCAGGTACAAGGCAGCAGCAGACAACTCAGAGAAAATAGAGGATGAACTTAAAGCTGAAAAACGGAAACTTCAGAGAGAG TTACGCACAGCCTTGGATAAGATTGAAGAGATGGAGATGACCAACAACCATCTGGTAAAGCGCCTTGAGAAGATGAAGGCCAACCGTAATGCCCTTCTGTCCCAGCAGTGA
- the mlh1 gene encoding DNA mismatch repair protein Mlh1, with protein sequence MAGVIRRLDETVVNRIAAGEVIQRPANAIKEMLENCLDAKSNNIQVTVKDGGLKLIQIQDNGTGIRKEDMEIVCERFTTSKLQTFEDLTAISTYGFRGEALASISHVAHVTITTKTADAKCAYRACYSDGKIKGTLKPCAGNQGTQILVEDLFYNVSTRRKALKSPSEEYSRIVEIVSRYAIHNSGKSISVKKQGETVADVRSLPNASILDNIRGVFGNAVSRELIEVECEDQKLAYKLSGYISNANYSVKKCILILFINHRLVESSALKKAIETVYAAYLPKNTHPFLYLSLEIAPHNIDVNVHPTKHEVHFLHEDCIIESIQKHIESKLLGSNSSRTYFTQTLLPTLAVSAGSEVKPSTSSIAEPGEREYAHQRVRTDCRAQKLDAFLKPKEKPAPVPEPSDPGHGEAETDPQPPPADMDEMDDVEMMMVMEEQEAGIQNDGEGTSVTTTDLSTKHSRKGEEEKQEDLTFAGMDRRRVIKLNSVKELRHEIAESTHEDLQRMLRNHSFVGCINPQWTLIQHHTKLYLLNTTKLSQELFYQILIYDFGNFGVLQLTTPVPLYDLAMVALDSEESGWTEEDGPKEGLAQYIVDFLKKKAEMLEEYYSCEIDQEGNLTGLPLLLDKYSPVMEGLPMFILRLATEVNWDDEKECFRDFSKECSRFYSIRKPYISEAESGEEQKDAELNSWRWKVEHVIFKAFRTLFSPPKNFSEDGSVLQIANLPDLYKVFERC encoded by the exons ATGGCAGGCGTTATCAGGAGGCTCGATGAGACGGTCGTCAATCGGATCGCCGCAGGAGAAGTCATCCAGCGTCCTGCTAACGCAATCAAAGAGATGCTTGAGAACTG TTTAGATGCTAAATCGAACAACATACAGGTGACGGTGAAAGATGGAGGACTAAAGCTGATCCAGATTCAGGATAATGGCACCGGCATCAGG AAAGAAGACATGGAAATCGTATGTGAACGATTTACCACAAGCAAACTGCAGACCTTTGAGGACCTGACAGCTATTTCAACTTATGGTTTCAGAGGGGAG GCATTAGCCAGCATAAGCCATGTCGCCCATGTGACAATAACAACTAAAACGGCTGATGCCAAATGCGCTTACAG GGCCTGCTACAGTGATGGAAAAATAAAGGGTACCCTAAAACCCTGTGCTGGAAACCAGGGGACGCAGATCCTT GTGGAGGACTTGTTCTATAATGTTTCCACAAGGAGGAAAGCCCTGAAGAGCCCCAGTGAGGAGTACTCCAGGATTGTAGAGATAGTGAGCAG GTATGCCATACACAACTCGGGGAAAAGCATTTCTGTGAAAAAG CAAGGAGAGACTGTGGCAGATGTCAGGTCCTTACCCAATGCTTCCATACTGGACAACATCCGAGGGGTATTCGGTAATGCAGTTAGCAg GGAGCTGATCGAAGTTGAGTGTGAGGACCAGAAACTTGCCTATAAGCTTAGTGGATACATATCGAATGCAAACTACTCAGTCAAGAAATGCATCCTCATCCTCTTTATCAATC ATCGTCTGGTGGAATCAAGTGCCTTGAAGAAAGCCATCGAGACAGTTTATGCTGCATACTTACCCAAGAACACCCACCCCTTTCTCTACCTGAG CCTGGAGATTGCTCCACATAATATAGATGTGAATGTCCATCCCACGAAACACGAAGTTCACTTCCTGCATGAAGACTGCATTATTGAGAGTATTCAGAAACACATTGAGAGCAAACTGCTGGGCTCCAACTCCTCGCGCACATATTTCACACAG ACCTTGCTGCCGACGCTTGCAGTGTCTGCAGGGAGTGAAGTAAAGCCCTCCACTAGCTCCATAGCTGAGCCTGGTGAGCGGGAATATGCACATCAGAGGGTGAGGACAGACTGTCGAGCTCAGAAGCTGGATGCCTTCCTCAAGCCCAAGGAGAAGCCAGCCCCTGTCCCTGAACCATCTGATCCCGGTCATGGGGAGGCTGAGACTGACCCCCAGCCTCCCCCTGCTGACATGGATGAGATGGACGATGTGGAGATGATGATGGTCATGGAAGAACAGGAAGCTGGGATTCAAAATGATGGCGAGGGAACCAGTGTCACCACTACAGATCTCTCCAC GAAGCACTCCAGGAAAGGCGAGGAGGAGAAGCAGGAAGACCTAACCTTTGCAGGAATGGACAGGAGACGAGTCATCAAGTTGAACAGTGTGAAAGAGCTGAGACATGAGATCGCTGAGAGCACACACGAGG atcttcaaCGTATGCTCCGGAATCACTCATTTGTGGGCTGTATTAACCCTCAGTGGACTCTCATACAGCATCACACTAAACTGTACCTTCTAAACACCACCAAACTCAG CCAGGAGCTTTTCTACCAGATACTGATCTATGACTTTGGGAACTTTGGTGTATTGCAGTTAACT ACGCCTGTTCCGCTTTATGACCTGGCCATGGTGGCTCTGGACTCTGAGGAGAGTGGCTGGACAGAGGAGGACGGGCCCAAAGAGGGTCTGGCTCAGTACATAGTGGACTTCCTGAAGAAGAAAGCAGAGATGCTGGAGGAGTACTATTCCTGTGAGATTGATCAG GAAGGAAATCTAACGGGGCTTCCACTGCTGCTTGACAAGTACAGTCCTGTCATGGAGGGACTGCCAATGTTCATCCTGCGCCTGGCTACTGAG GTGAACTGGGATGATGAGAAGGAATGCTTCAGAGACTTCAGCAAGGAATGCAGCCGATTCTACTCGATCAGGAAACCATACATCTCGGAGGCAGAGTCAGGGGAGGAGCAGAAG GATGCAGAGCTTAACTCATGGCGTTGGAAAGTTGAGCATGTAATCTTCAAGGCTTTTCGAACCCTCTTCAGTCCCCCAAAGAACTTCAGTGAAGATGGCAGTGTGCTCCAGATTGCCAACTTACCCGATCTCTATAAAGTGTTTGAGAGGTGCTGA